One Cucumis melo cultivar AY chromosome 8, USDA_Cmelo_AY_1.0, whole genome shotgun sequence genomic window, AACAACATCCTAGCAGATTTCATGTCACCACTCTTACTGTACAGATCAATTAAAGCATTACATACATATACGTTTGGAAAATTAAGGTCACTGCTCCTTCTGATTATGAGTCCATGAATCTCTTTGCCTTTTGCTATCAAAGCAAGATCGGCACAAGCACTTAAAACGCCTACAAAAGTGAAAGCATTTGGAGAATTTTTTTCCTCCAGCATTTGTTGAAACAAATCCAGGGCCTCATTGCTATACTTGTTTTTCACTAAAGCATTAATCAATGCAGTCCAAGTATGAACATTTTTTACTGGCATACAACTGAAAACTCGAAAAGCATCATCTAACCTGGATGTCTGATTATAAGCTACAACCATGGAGGTCCAGGTAACAACATCTCTCTCCTTCATTCTACTGAAAATAGAATATGACGCATCTGGATCGCCACATTTACCATAAGCATCAACTATAGCATTGCAAACAATCAAATTAAACTCTAATCCAATGACAATAGCTGCTCCATGAACCTGACGCAACAACTCCAAAGCACCCAAACAGGCACAAGCACCTACTATACTCACAAGAGTAATCTCGTCCAAGGCTAAAAGATCGAAATCTCGTTGCATTTGTCGAAAGATATTCATTGATTCTCCATACAGCCCATGGTGAGTAAAGCTAGAAATCAAGGTATTGTAGCTAACAATATTTGGAtgaggcatttcatcaaagactTTACGAGCTTGACTAAAAGATCCAGCACGTGAGTAAGATGCAAGAATGGTATTCCACGAATGAATATTTCTAATGGGTGAATCATCAAATGCCTTCTGTGCATTTTCCATAGAATTACATTTGGAATACATGTCAATAAGACGGTTTGCAAGGAAGAGGTCAAACGAAAGTGCAGTTTTGATAAGGTGGGAATGCAAGGACATGCCAACCCTTAAGTGTTTGTGTTGAATGCATTTTGAAAAGAAACGAGCACAGTGATCAAAGGATGGGAAAAGATCAGAAAGAGGCACCATTTTAAGATCGTATGGAAAACTAGAAGGAGTAAGTTAGGTTTGTGGCTAATTATAAAACTTCTATCAATTGGCCCGGTTGAATAGAGTATACACCTGGTAGGACATTAAAATAAACAATCAAGGAACTGAAATCCTCTGCCAATACAGATAATTAGAAGGCTGGTAGCTATATTAAACCGTTAATTCAAGGTAGTTCATTCAAATCTTCTCCAAATTACACATTATAATCCCCAAATATTTATTTGAAGATTGTCCATCCATACTCTAGTAGTACAGCACTCAATCAGAGcaataacaaaatcaaataaccAATAGATCATACAAACAAATTCTATAACAAACCCTTCATCAAAACCAATAACATTACTTCCATTTAAACTCTAAACCAAAATCAGTGAAGTTGAATTTGAAATTCAAATGACTTAAAAGCATCCAACATTGTATTAAATCAATGTCCAGGTAAAAAAAATGCATACCTTCATAAATTCTGGAAACTTCAACAACGAAATTTAACTGCACCGACAACAAGCAGCCATTGGTTCACTAGGAAAGAAAAAACTTTGACCAAAATGAATAAACGGAAAGCTCAACTCACAAGTTTCCTCCTGTGTGATTCTTCAACAACTCGTGACCTAGAAATCTAAATGTGTAAACTTCAAACTTTTTCCAATTTCCCCAATCGCAGAATCAAGGGAAGAACCTgattttttcttgaaattcTTTCTTTGGGTATTTACAGTTTGACTACAAAATAATTCCTCTCTCCGCGTAAGGAAGACGAAcgatacatacatatatataaat contains:
- the LOC127150560 gene encoding pentatricopeptide repeat-containing protein At2g21090-like is translated as MVPLSDLFPSFDHCARFFSKCIQHKHLRVGMSLHSHLIKTALSFDLFLANRLIDMYSKCNSMENAQKAFDDSPIRNIHSWNTILASYSRAGSFSQARKVFDEMPHPNIVSYNTLISSFTHHGLYGESMNIFRQMQRDFDLLALDEITLVSIVGACACLGALELLRQVHGAAIVIGLEFNLIVCNAIVDAYGKCGDPDASYSIFSRMKERDVVTWTSMVVAYNQTSRLDDAFRVFSCMPVKNVHTWTALINALVKNKYSNEALDLFQQMLEEKNSPNAFTFVGVLSACADLALIAKGKEIHGLIIRRSSDLNFPNVYVCNALIDLYSKSGDMKSARMLFNLILEKDVVSWNSLITGFAQNGLGREALLAFQKMTEVGIRPNKVTFLGVLSACSHTGLSSEGLYILELMEKSYDMKPSLEHYAVMIDMFGRENKLSEALDLISRAPNGSKHVGIWGAVLGACRIHENLDLAIRAAETLFEMEPDNAGRYVMLSNVFAAASRWMDAHNVRKLMEERGFKKEVAYSCIEIRNIRHKFVARDNSHSQMGEIYELMFILLEHMNIFGYMALDDGIYFYDGYST